One Coriobacteriia bacterium DNA window includes the following coding sequences:
- the xseB gene encoding exodeoxyribonuclease VII small subunit, translating to MPEESHGFAAARVRLEEIVTQVRKKDTSLEKSLDLLEEGVRLAGSCTELIDRADWSAEASIASDGEAVGSEQGAEEPHDTSAEESS from the coding sequence ATGCCTGAGGAGTCCCACGGTTTCGCCGCCGCCCGAGTGCGTCTTGAAGAGATTGTCACGCAGGTCCGTAAGAAGGACACGTCGCTCGAGAAGAGCCTCGACCTTCTTGAGGAGGGCGTGCGGCTTGCGGGATCGTGCACGGAACTGATAGATCGCGCCGACTGGAGCGCCGAGGCTTCTATTGCGAGCGATGGCGAGGCGGTTGGGTCAGAGCAGGGTGCTGAAGAACCCCACGACACTTCGGCCGAGGAGTCATCCTAA